In Variovorax paradoxus, a single genomic region encodes these proteins:
- a CDS encoding DUF1854 domain-containing protein yields MTENNTTPSFELERDALGRLVLTDAQGERHVGIVPVRAFPLSAPGHGVSLVGGEGRELVWIDSVDQLPPQAKALLQEELAVRDFAPTLLRLHGVSSFGVPSTWTISTDRGDTTFVLKAEEDIRRLEGGALLIASAHGVQFRIPDVKTLDRASRKLLERFL; encoded by the coding sequence ATGACCGAGAACAACACCACGCCATCTTTCGAACTCGAGCGCGATGCCTTGGGCCGTCTCGTGCTGACCGACGCGCAAGGCGAGCGCCATGTAGGCATCGTGCCCGTGCGGGCCTTTCCGCTGAGCGCCCCCGGCCACGGCGTGTCGCTTGTTGGCGGTGAAGGCCGCGAACTGGTCTGGATCGACAGCGTCGATCAACTGCCGCCGCAGGCCAAGGCACTGCTCCAGGAAGAACTCGCGGTGCGCGACTTCGCACCCACGCTGCTGCGCCTGCACGGTGTGTCGAGCTTCGGCGTGCCCAGCACCTGGACCATCAGCACCGACCGCGGCGACACCACTTTCGTGCTCAAGGCAGAAGAAGACATCCGCCGGCTCGAAGGCGGCGCGCTGCTCATTGCCAGCGCGCATGGCGTGCAGTTCCGTATTCCCGATGTGAAGACGCTGGACCGGGCTTCTCGCAAGTTGCTTGAGCGCTTTCTCTGA
- a CDS encoding alkaline phosphatase, with product MNTTMNRITRKTRLAAALFCAAAGTLAGNAHAAGEAKNVIFFLGDGMGPVTVTAARIYKGEKQLAAKPGSLVSPERANLVMQSLPYAARVKTYSLDGQTTDSAPSMAAYMTGVKMRNEVISMSSDTVAYDSAGKQYISGENTTCPPTNGKAADTLLELAKAKGRAVGAVSTTRVGHATPATTYAHICNRNGYNTIAEQSVPGHANYNLKLLDGIDVLMGGGQRNYLPLPGNASSKRTDGVDLVAAMQAKGYAYVDTGTKLKAVDTASTGKLLGLFSQSEMAYELDRVKQNIDQPSLSDMTEKALGVLSKNDKGFFLMVEGGRIDHALHGTNAKRALEDTLAFDAAIQTALDYMNKKDPGLKNTLVVVTADHDHAIAFNGYPKIGNPILGLVNGYADGKPTKAADGKPYTTLVFGNGGRPNATAGSDVNAEDGNKKWIAPTRAKGAERDDQTAMDTTDDNFLQEVGINLGSPGAETHGGGDVMLFAGGAGSKIFKGTMENTKVFNKVKEAAGL from the coding sequence ATGAACACGACCATGAATCGCATCACCCGCAAAACCCGCCTGGCCGCCGCCCTCTTCTGCGCCGCCGCCGGCACCCTGGCCGGCAACGCGCACGCCGCCGGCGAAGCCAAGAACGTCATCTTCTTCCTCGGCGACGGCATGGGCCCGGTCACCGTGACCGCCGCTCGCATCTACAAGGGCGAGAAGCAACTGGCCGCCAAGCCCGGCTCGCTGGTGAGCCCGGAGCGCGCCAACCTCGTCATGCAGTCGCTGCCCTACGCAGCGCGCGTGAAGACCTATTCGCTCGACGGCCAGACCACGGACAGCGCGCCTTCGATGGCCGCCTACATGACCGGCGTCAAGATGCGCAACGAAGTGATCTCGATGTCGAGCGACACCGTTGCCTACGACAGCGCCGGCAAGCAATACATCAGCGGCGAGAACACCACCTGCCCGCCGACCAACGGCAAGGCCGCCGACACACTGCTCGAACTCGCCAAGGCCAAGGGCCGTGCCGTGGGCGCAGTGTCGACCACGCGCGTCGGCCATGCCACGCCGGCCACCACCTATGCGCACATCTGCAACCGCAACGGCTACAACACCATTGCGGAGCAAAGCGTGCCGGGCCATGCCAACTACAACCTCAAGCTGCTCGACGGCATCGACGTGCTGATGGGTGGCGGCCAGCGCAACTACCTGCCGCTGCCTGGAAACGCGAGCAGCAAGCGCACGGACGGCGTGGACCTCGTGGCCGCGATGCAGGCCAAGGGCTACGCCTATGTCGACACCGGCACCAAGCTCAAGGCCGTCGACACGGCCTCGACGGGCAAGTTGCTGGGCCTGTTCTCGCAGAGCGAAATGGCCTACGAACTGGACCGCGTCAAGCAGAACATCGACCAGCCCAGCCTGTCGGACATGACGGAGAAGGCGCTTGGCGTGCTCAGCAAGAACGACAAGGGTTTCTTCCTGATGGTCGAAGGCGGCCGCATCGACCACGCGCTGCACGGCACCAATGCCAAGCGCGCGCTGGAAGACACGCTGGCATTCGACGCGGCCATCCAGACCGCGCTCGACTACATGAACAAGAAGGACCCGGGCCTGAAGAACACGCTGGTGGTGGTCACGGCCGACCATGACCACGCGATCGCCTTCAACGGCTATCCGAAGATCGGCAACCCGATCCTCGGCCTGGTCAATGGCTATGCCGACGGCAAGCCCACGAAGGCAGCGGATGGCAAGCCGTACACCACGCTGGTGTTCGGCAACGGCGGACGGCCCAATGCAACCGCCGGCAGCGACGTCAACGCGGAAGACGGGAACAAGAAGTGGATCGCTCCCACGCGCGCCAAGGGCGCTGAGCGCGACGATCAGACGGCCATGGACACCACCGACGACAACTTCCTGCAGGAAGTCGGCATCAACCTGGGTTCGCCTGGCGCGGAAACCCACGGCGGCGGCGACGTGATGCTGTTCGCCGGCGGCGCCGGTTCGAAGATCTTCAAGGGCACCATGGAAAACACCAAGGTGTTCAACAAGGTCAAGGAAGCGGCTGGCCTGTGA
- a CDS encoding alkaline phosphatase, translating into MTQRFIAPALLGASLLLSACGGSNHGPQLLPFLPPQQPAAQPQKNVLFFLGDGMGITTMTAARIYKVGEDGDLTMDTLPETAFVHTYSNDAQVTDSAPSMSAYMTGVKMNNEVISMSPETKATDASGKAYHVNYDSTCPSGNGQAVETLLEQSKAKGYATGVVTTTRITHATPAATYSHVCHRDAENTIAAALVPGGAGYNGKLGDGIDVFFGGGTDYFLSKEAGGKRNDKRDLTAELKAAKYSYATSKTEFDKLPVDGTTKIAGLFTKSHMAYDLDRDATKEPSLAEMTGKAIDALAARKKGFFLMVEGGRIDHALHATNARRALQDTAAFDDAIKLALDKMQAIDPGLKNTLVVVTADHDHTLQLNGYAARTGKTEPGKPGVLGLVKDYVDNSKTSKDVDGNPYTIIGFGNGPVRLPTRGAIDSTALENKDYRQEAVVPMDPSSDSETHGGADVFLGAQGLGADNFSGVITNTDVFGLIKKAVGL; encoded by the coding sequence ATGACCCAACGCTTCATTGCCCCAGCGCTGCTGGGCGCTTCGCTATTGCTGTCCGCCTGCGGCGGCAGCAACCACGGCCCCCAACTGCTGCCGTTTCTTCCGCCGCAACAGCCCGCCGCACAGCCCCAGAAGAACGTGCTGTTCTTCCTGGGCGACGGCATGGGCATCACCACCATGACCGCCGCGCGCATCTACAAGGTCGGCGAAGACGGCGACCTGACCATGGACACGCTGCCCGAGACGGCCTTCGTCCACACCTATTCGAACGATGCCCAGGTCACCGACAGCGCGCCGTCGATGTCGGCCTACATGACCGGCGTCAAGATGAACAACGAAGTCATCTCGATGAGCCCCGAGACCAAGGCCACCGACGCCTCGGGCAAGGCCTACCACGTCAACTACGACAGCACCTGCCCTTCGGGCAACGGCCAGGCCGTCGAGACGCTGCTGGAGCAAAGCAAGGCCAAGGGCTACGCGACCGGCGTGGTGACCACCACGCGCATCACGCACGCCACGCCCGCCGCCACGTATTCGCACGTGTGCCACCGCGACGCCGAGAACACCATCGCCGCGGCGCTGGTGCCGGGCGGCGCGGGCTACAACGGCAAGCTGGGCGATGGCATCGACGTGTTCTTCGGCGGTGGCACGGACTACTTCCTTTCCAAGGAAGCGGGCGGCAAGCGCAACGACAAGCGCGACCTCACGGCCGAGCTGAAGGCGGCCAAGTACAGCTACGCCACCAGCAAGACCGAATTCGACAAGCTGCCCGTCGACGGCACCACCAAGATCGCCGGCCTCTTCACCAAGAGCCACATGGCCTATGACCTGGACCGCGACGCCACCAAGGAGCCGAGCCTGGCCGAAATGACCGGCAAGGCCATCGACGCCCTGGCCGCGCGCAAGAAGGGCTTCTTCCTGATGGTGGAAGGCGGCCGCATCGACCATGCGCTGCACGCCACCAACGCCCGCCGTGCCCTGCAGGACACCGCAGCCTTCGACGACGCCATCAAGCTCGCGCTCGACAAGATGCAAGCCATCGACCCGGGCCTGAAGAACACGCTGGTGGTGGTCACGGCCGACCACGACCACACGCTGCAGCTCAACGGCTATGCCGCGCGCACCGGCAAGACCGAGCCGGGCAAGCCGGGCGTGCTGGGCCTGGTGAAGGACTACGTCGACAACAGCAAGACCAGCAAGGACGTCGACGGCAACCCGTACACCATCATCGGTTTCGGCAACGGCCCGGTTCGTTTGCCCACGCGTGGCGCCATCGACAGCACCGCACTGGAAAACAAGGACTACAGGCAGGAAGCAGTGGTTCCCATGGACCCCAGCAGCGACTCCGAAACCCACGGCGGAGCCGACGTGTTCCTCGGCGCGCAAGGCCTGGGCGCCGACAACTTCTCCGGCGTCATCACCAACACCGACGTGTTCGGCCTGATCAAGAAGGCGGTCGGCCTGTGA
- a CDS encoding DUF2177 family protein, with protein sequence MSTKHLVAWAATFVVLLVIDMIWLGVVAKGMYQEGMGDLMSPNPRLAFAGAFYLIYPIGLLLFAIVPGVEAQSVLRAAVLGALFGMFCYGTYDLTNLAVIRNWPLALSFIDIVWGALVSGVAAAAGAVAWRWMAAH encoded by the coding sequence ATGAGCACTAAACACTTGGTTGCATGGGCCGCCACCTTCGTGGTGCTGCTGGTGATCGACATGATCTGGCTGGGCGTCGTCGCCAAGGGCATGTACCAGGAGGGCATGGGCGACCTGATGTCGCCGAACCCGCGGCTGGCCTTCGCGGGTGCGTTCTATCTGATCTACCCGATCGGCCTGCTGCTCTTTGCCATCGTTCCCGGCGTCGAAGCGCAGAGCGTGCTGCGCGCCGCCGTGCTGGGCGCGCTGTTCGGCATGTTCTGCTACGGCACCTACGACCTGACCAACCTGGCGGTGATCCGCAACTGGCCGCTGGCCCTGTCGTTCATCGACATCGTGTGGGGGGCGCTGGTGAGCGGGGTGGCGGCGGCTGCGGGCGCGGTGGCGTGGCGGTGGATGGCTGCGCACTGA
- the queC gene encoding 7-cyano-7-deazaguanine synthase QueC produces the protein MPLHTTALVLFSGGQDSTTCLADALSKYQRVETLGFDYGQRHRVELDVRGTILAKMRERFPDWAPRLGEDHVLTLAALAQLGGSSLTEEVAFAMQADGLPNTFVPGRNLLFLTLAGALAYRRGLQVIVTGVCETDFSGYPDCRDDTMKAMQLALSLGLERRLVIETPLMWIDKAETWQMAHRLGGESLVDLIVEETHTCYLGDRTHRQAWGYGCGECPACDLRKKGWERYAAAG, from the coding sequence ATGCCCCTGCACACCACCGCCCTCGTCCTGTTTTCCGGCGGCCAGGATTCGACCACCTGCCTCGCCGATGCGCTCTCCAAGTACCAGCGCGTCGAAACCCTGGGCTTCGACTACGGCCAGCGCCATCGTGTCGAACTCGACGTGCGCGGCACCATCCTCGCGAAGATGCGCGAGCGCTTTCCCGACTGGGCACCCCGCCTGGGTGAAGACCACGTGCTCACGCTCGCGGCGCTGGCGCAGCTCGGCGGCTCCTCGCTGACCGAGGAGGTCGCCTTCGCGATGCAGGCGGACGGCCTGCCCAACACCTTCGTGCCGGGGCGCAACCTGCTGTTCCTCACGCTGGCCGGCGCGCTGGCCTACCGGCGCGGGCTGCAGGTGATCGTTACCGGGGTCTGCGAGACCGACTTCTCGGGCTACCCCGACTGCCGCGACGACACCATGAAGGCCATGCAGCTCGCGCTGTCGCTCGGGCTGGAGCGCCGCCTCGTCATAGAGACGCCGCTCATGTGGATCGACAAGGCCGAAACCTGGCAGATGGCGCACCGCCTGGGCGGCGAGTCGCTGGTCGACCTGATCGTGGAGGAAACCCACACCTGCTACCTCGGCGACCGCACCCACCGCCAGGCCTGGGGCTACGGCTGCGGCGAATGCCCCGCCTGCGACCTGCGCAAGAAGGGCTGGGAGCGCTACGCCGCTGCCGGCTGA
- a CDS encoding ABC transporter ATP-binding protein/permease produces the protein MSSSPSITARAGSFVQVLRRVFKLAAPYFQSEEKWRARAMLLTIVALNLFYVYVAVLGNEWYGRFYDALQNKNAVVFWHEVGVFGWIAFANIAVQVLKFYVTQLLQLRWRTWMTRSYLSRWMANRTFYHLELARYAGKDGHTPDNPDQRIQEDMQIFTSATMSLSMGLLNAVVTLMSFIGLLWALSGNFSFTFHGVTHQIVGAMVWVALGYSVLGTVITHFVGRPLIGLNFRQQRFEADFRHHLVRVREYSEAIALDHGEKVERDQLDLRFSNVLRNYLQLIKQQKNLVTFTSFFGQAAVIFPFLVAGQQYFGGAFQLGHLMQIGSAFGKVQESLSWFVDNYDSVAVWRATTDRLTSFDDSMTAHATQDDALQRAPAAVLHSDDLGVALPDGTPLLAGAALAVKPGDSVLLQGPSGSGKSTLFRSFAGIWPFSKGRLQVPDNVAFMPQRPYVPDGKLRDALTYPNPATNFNDDQLRQALNDALLPDLVNRLDESDAWSQKLSGGEQQRLAIARVLLKKPAWLFADEITSALDAQAESVLYKRLAATVQAAGGAMVSIAHRAAVGDFHNQRWTMVPEAEGAATGGGPRYRLNTAAIQPAAA, from the coding sequence ATGTCTTCATCCCCATCCATCACGGCGCGCGCAGGCTCGTTCGTCCAGGTCCTGCGCCGGGTCTTCAAGCTTGCGGCGCCCTACTTCCAGTCCGAAGAGAAGTGGCGCGCTCGCGCGATGCTGCTGACCATCGTTGCGCTCAACCTGTTCTACGTGTACGTGGCCGTGCTCGGCAACGAGTGGTACGGCCGCTTCTACGACGCGCTGCAGAACAAGAACGCGGTGGTCTTCTGGCACGAGGTGGGCGTGTTCGGCTGGATCGCCTTCGCCAACATCGCGGTGCAGGTGCTCAAGTTCTACGTGACCCAGCTGCTGCAGCTGCGCTGGCGTACCTGGATGACGCGCAGCTACCTGTCGCGCTGGATGGCCAACCGCACCTTCTATCACCTGGAACTGGCGCGCTACGCCGGCAAGGACGGGCATACGCCGGACAACCCGGACCAGCGCATCCAGGAAGACATGCAGATCTTCACCAGCGCCACGATGTCGCTCTCGATGGGCCTGCTGAACGCCGTGGTCACGCTCATGAGCTTCATCGGGCTGCTCTGGGCGCTGTCGGGCAATTTCTCGTTCACCTTCCACGGCGTCACGCACCAGATCGTCGGCGCGATGGTCTGGGTGGCGCTGGGCTATTCCGTGCTGGGCACCGTCATCACGCATTTCGTCGGTCGCCCGCTGATCGGCCTGAACTTCAGGCAGCAGCGCTTCGAGGCCGATTTCCGGCATCACCTGGTGCGGGTGCGCGAATACAGCGAGGCCATTGCGCTGGACCACGGCGAAAAGGTCGAGCGCGACCAGCTCGACCTGCGCTTCAGCAACGTGCTGCGCAACTACCTGCAGCTGATCAAGCAGCAGAAGAACCTGGTCACGTTCACTTCGTTCTTCGGGCAGGCGGCCGTGATCTTTCCGTTCCTGGTGGCGGGGCAGCAGTATTTTGGCGGCGCGTTCCAGCTGGGCCACCTGATGCAGATCGGCTCGGCCTTCGGGAAGGTGCAGGAATCGCTGAGCTGGTTCGTCGACAACTACGACAGCGTGGCCGTGTGGCGCGCCACCACCGACCGTCTCACCAGCTTCGACGACAGCATGACCGCCCATGCCACACAGGACGACGCACTGCAACGCGCCCCTGCGGCGGTGCTGCACAGCGATGACCTCGGCGTCGCGCTGCCCGACGGCACGCCGCTGCTCGCCGGCGCCGCGCTGGCGGTGAAGCCCGGCGACAGCGTGCTGCTGCAGGGCCCTTCGGGCAGCGGCAAGTCGACGCTGTTCCGCTCGTTCGCGGGCATCTGGCCGTTCTCCAAGGGCCGGCTGCAGGTGCCCGACAACGTCGCCTTCATGCCGCAGCGCCCCTACGTGCCGGACGGCAAGCTGCGCGATGCGCTGACCTATCCCAATCCGGCCACCAACTTCAACGACGACCAGTTGCGCCAGGCCCTGAACGACGCCCTGCTGCCCGACCTGGTGAACCGCCTCGACGAGAGCGACGCCTGGAGCCAGAAGCTGTCGGGCGGCGAGCAGCAGCGGCTGGCCATCGCCCGCGTGCTGCTGAAGAAACCGGCGTGGCTGTTCGCCGACGAGATCACCAGCGCGCTGGACGCGCAGGCCGAGAGCGTGCTGTACAAGCGCCTGGCAGCCACGGTGCAGGCGGCCGGCGGCGCGATGGTGTCGATTGCGCACCGCGCGGCCGTGGGCGACTTCCACAACCAGCGCTGGACGATGGTGCCCGAGGCGGAAGGTGCGGCCACCGGCGGCGGCCCGCGCTACCGGCTCAACACGGCGGCCATTCAGCCGGCAGCGGCGTAG
- a CDS encoding phosphonate degradation HD-domain oxygenase, translating into MTLDLAEIARLFAERGGVAYAGEPVTQLEHALQCAWLAEQAGASDSLVTAALLHDLGHLLIAEHQTLSHSPTELGIDDRHQYIALPLLRGAFDVEVREPIRLHVDAKRYLCATRPDYFSKLSPDSVRSLALQGGVMDADAAQRFAEHRWSDDAVRLRLWDEEAKAEGLKTPPLAHFLATAARVMLR; encoded by the coding sequence ATGACACTCGACCTCGCCGAGATCGCTCGCCTGTTCGCCGAACGGGGTGGGGTCGCCTATGCGGGCGAGCCGGTGACGCAGCTCGAACATGCGCTGCAATGCGCCTGGCTGGCGGAACAGGCCGGCGCGAGCGACTCCCTGGTGACGGCGGCCTTGCTGCACGACCTCGGCCACCTGCTGATCGCCGAGCACCAGACGCTATCGCACTCTCCTACAGAACTCGGCATCGACGACCGCCACCAGTACATCGCCCTGCCCCTGCTGCGCGGCGCCTTCGATGTCGAGGTGCGCGAACCCATCCGGCTGCACGTGGACGCCAAGCGCTACCTGTGCGCGACGCGGCCCGACTATTTCTCGAAGCTCTCGCCCGACTCGGTGCGCAGCCTCGCGCTGCAGGGCGGCGTCATGGACGCCGACGCGGCGCAGCGCTTTGCCGAGCATCGCTGGTCCGACGACGCGGTGCGCCTGCGCTTGTGGGACGAAGAAGCGAAGGCAGAGGGCCTGAAGACGCCGCCGCTGGCGCACTTCCTGGCGACGGCCGCGCGGGTGATGCTGCGCTGA
- a CDS encoding putative 2-aminoethylphosphonate ABC transporter substrate-binding protein: MLHRQLRRAIVPAVLFSLAFAASAQGRTELLVYTALEADQVQAYKAAFEKENPSIELKFVRDSTGIVTAKLLAEKANPQADVVWGLAATSLMLLDKEGMLQPYAPKGLDAIKANMRDPANPPKWVGMDVWSSAICFNTAEATKKNLPKPTSWADLTNPVYKGQITMPNPAASGTGYLMVSGWIQMMGEEKAWKYMDALHQNIGIYSQSGSKPCRQAGAGEFALGMSFEYRANKTKREGAPIDIVLPKEGLGWDMEATGIIKTSKKQEAAKALADWAVTKQANELYAKNFAVLALPGVQEKLEFVPGDVEKLLAKNDFTWAAANRDRILTEWSKRYESKSEKKPL, from the coding sequence ATGCTGCATCGTCAACTCCGCCGTGCCATCGTGCCGGCCGTCCTGTTCTCGCTGGCCTTTGCCGCATCGGCCCAGGGCCGCACCGAGCTGCTGGTCTACACCGCGCTCGAAGCCGACCAGGTGCAGGCCTACAAGGCCGCATTCGAAAAGGAGAACCCGAGCATCGAGCTGAAGTTCGTGCGCGACTCCACCGGCATCGTCACCGCCAAGCTGCTGGCCGAAAAGGCCAACCCGCAGGCCGACGTGGTGTGGGGCCTGGCCGCCACCTCGCTGATGCTGCTCGACAAGGAAGGCATGCTCCAGCCCTATGCGCCCAAGGGCCTGGACGCCATCAAGGCCAACATGCGTGACCCGGCCAACCCGCCCAAGTGGGTCGGCATGGACGTGTGGTCGTCGGCCATCTGCTTCAACACGGCCGAAGCCACCAAGAAGAACCTGCCCAAGCCCACCAGCTGGGCCGACCTGACCAACCCGGTCTACAAGGGCCAGATCACCATGCCCAACCCCGCCGCGTCGGGCACGGGCTACCTGATGGTCTCGGGCTGGATTCAGATGATGGGTGAAGAAAAGGCGTGGAAGTACATGGACGCGCTGCACCAGAACATCGGCATCTACAGCCAGTCGGGCAGCAAGCCCTGCCGCCAGGCCGGCGCCGGCGAGTTCGCGCTGGGCATGTCCTTCGAATACCGCGCCAACAAGACCAAGCGCGAAGGCGCGCCGATCGACATCGTGCTGCCGAAGGAAGGCCTCGGCTGGGACATGGAAGCCACCGGCATCATCAAGACCAGCAAGAAGCAGGAAGCCGCCAAGGCGCTCGCCGACTGGGCCGTCACCAAGCAGGCCAACGAGCTGTATGCCAAGAACTTCGCCGTGCTCGCGCTGCCGGGCGTGCAGGAAAAGCTCGAGTTCGTGCCGGGCGACGTCGAGAAGCTGCTCGCCAAGAACGACTTCACCTGGGCTGCCGCCAACCGCGACCGCATCCTGACGGAGTGGTCCAAGCGCTACGAGTCCAAGTCGGAAAAGAAACCCCTCTGA
- a CDS encoding ABC transporter ATP-binding protein: MTSSSFLSLRGIGKSFGATRVLDGIDLDIEPGEFVCLLGPSGCGKTTLLRIVCGIERADSGQILLGGQDIAGLPPAARGFGVVFQSYALFPNLTAAQNIAYGLHPTGALAREMAKRSREMLDLVGLAAHADKYPVQLSGGQQQRVALARALAPNPRLLLLDEPLSALDAQVRASLRSEIRALQKRLGIVTIMVTHDQEEALSMADRVVLMHNGRIEQAGTPDELYRQPRTRFVAGFVGRMNMLPATVLADGKVRVRDSELFCAPGNLSVGSQATVGIRPEHVVVKRYGTELGANSFAARLLDTEFFGNRTSARLACEPLGIEIEAELPADARGGGDEPLVPSSMVHIQLPLNALSVLAH, encoded by the coding sequence ATGACGAGCAGCAGCTTTCTTTCCCTTCGCGGCATCGGCAAGTCCTTTGGCGCCACACGCGTGCTCGACGGCATCGATCTCGACATCGAGCCCGGCGAGTTCGTGTGCCTGCTCGGCCCTTCGGGCTGCGGCAAGACCACGCTGCTGCGCATCGTCTGCGGCATCGAGCGTGCCGACAGCGGCCAGATCCTGCTCGGCGGCCAGGACATCGCGGGCCTGCCGCCCGCGGCGCGCGGCTTCGGGGTGGTGTTCCAGTCGTATGCGCTGTTCCCCAATCTCACGGCCGCGCAGAACATTGCCTACGGCCTCCATCCCACCGGCGCGCTCGCCCGCGAAATGGCCAAGCGCTCGCGCGAAATGCTCGACCTCGTCGGGCTGGCCGCGCATGCCGACAAATACCCGGTGCAGCTCTCGGGCGGCCAGCAGCAGCGCGTCGCATTGGCGCGCGCACTGGCGCCCAACCCGCGCCTGCTGCTGCTCGACGAGCCGCTCTCCGCGCTCGACGCGCAGGTGCGCGCCAGCCTGCGCAGCGAGATCCGCGCGTTGCAGAAGCGCCTGGGCATCGTCACCATCATGGTCACGCACGACCAGGAAGAAGCCCTGTCGATGGCCGACCGCGTGGTGCTGATGCACAACGGCCGCATCGAGCAGGCCGGCACGCCCGACGAGCTGTACCGCCAGCCGCGCACCCGCTTCGTGGCCGGCTTCGTCGGCCGCATGAACATGCTGCCGGCCACGGTGCTGGCCGACGGCAAGGTGCGCGTGCGCGACAGCGAACTGTTCTGCGCGCCCGGCAACCTGAGCGTCGGTTCGCAGGCCACCGTGGGCATCCGCCCCGAGCATGTGGTCGTGAAGCGCTACGGCACCGAACTCGGCGCCAACAGCTTCGCCGCACGCCTGCTCGACACCGAATTCTTCGGCAACCGCACCTCGGCCCGCCTGGCCTGCGAGCCGCTGGGCATCGAGATCGAAGCCGAGCTGCCCGCCGACGCGCGCGGCGGTGGCGACGAGCCGCTGGTGCCCAGCAGCATGGTGCACATCCAGCTTCCCCTGAACGCGCTGTCCGTTCTGGCGCATTGA